The following coding sequences are from one Cryomorphaceae bacterium 1068 window:
- a CDS encoding DUF748 domain-containing protein, translating to MKKWLKILLWVLAALVVIVLVLLSYLPTFLEDYIQENDLELIGREVEIENIDINYFTGKVSIENFKMYEEDASTVFTSFFHLKFDLEIGHLFSNGIYIQDFVIDGFFARVEQNEASFNFDDLMDSEETVSESEEEESEPMHFTLANFKMNGASLEYSSEIHPEAVFDSLNVELPLFSDTVSVFDVMTSLHVGSGGHLSTTNRIDLENSFYDVLLEMEDLDISLIRPYFDPYMELNSLNGLFNSDLRIHGSWEDSDVLDLGGTFEINEFEMTDSRDKRVLALTSMEIGVDTVQMKDAVYTIDHIKLDGFYGLYEMYDESDNWSNMLVASADTTVVDSVGMAEAEVEIDYSNPFQLLGIYMKDIARSYSESTYKVEEISMINSAFDFNDYIPSQPFRYSLTDLVLHADSLNSANEQLTFNAEATLNGTGRFEGYLRVFTDNLEDIDLHYDIRGTELSFFSPYTADYVDYPISEGDLLYTCDTKIRNGIIDSQNIIKFNQFNFGGKYDGEPFYNLPVKLAVSLLKDLDGNIEMDIPIQGDLKDPEYKLGKFIWNTVKNILLKAVTAPFRLLAGVFGMKAEDLEKINFGHLQMKLDKGNEKQLNDLYKVLKNKEDLNIEFKRITKKYEAIENYAMAEAKYRYLYDGDVPEIDEISDEVMEAVITFDVKDSLFMRFVDEQIMEQDRELPIQRKCMLLVGEERAEEKVDRVGFKRSSAISDYLILEKGLPEERIRFTALPEDSLITHRSNSVYNVGFWVVE from the coding sequence ATGAAAAAGTGGCTTAAAATTCTTCTCTGGGTTCTCGCAGCGCTCGTCGTCATTGTGCTCGTCTTGCTTTCTTATTTACCCACCTTTTTAGAGGATTACATTCAGGAGAATGATCTGGAGCTGATTGGCAGAGAGGTAGAAATTGAGAATATCGACATCAACTATTTTACCGGTAAGGTGAGCATCGAGAATTTTAAGATGTACGAAGAGGATGCTTCGACGGTGTTTACCTCCTTTTTTCACTTGAAGTTTGATTTGGAGATTGGTCACCTTTTTTCAAATGGCATTTATATCCAGGATTTTGTCATCGACGGATTCTTTGCTCGGGTAGAGCAAAACGAAGCCTCTTTCAATTTTGATGACTTGATGGATTCAGAAGAAACAGTCTCCGAATCTGAAGAGGAAGAGTCGGAACCTATGCATTTCACTTTGGCTAATTTCAAGATGAATGGAGCATCATTGGAGTACAGTAGCGAGATTCACCCTGAGGCTGTTTTTGACTCGTTGAATGTTGAATTGCCTCTTTTTAGTGATACGGTCAGTGTATTCGATGTTATGACCTCCTTGCACGTGGGGAGTGGCGGGCATTTGTCCACTACTAATCGAATCGATCTCGAGAACTCCTTTTACGATGTATTACTCGAGATGGAAGATCTGGATATTTCGCTGATCCGTCCCTATTTCGATCCCTACATGGAGTTGAATAGCCTCAACGGACTTTTCAATTCCGATTTGAGAATTCACGGGAGCTGGGAAGATAGCGATGTACTTGATCTCGGAGGAACGTTTGAAATAAATGAATTTGAAATGACTGACAGTCGCGACAAGAGAGTTCTGGCCTTGACGTCAATGGAGATCGGTGTAGATACGGTTCAGATGAAGGACGCGGTTTACACTATCGATCACATTAAGTTGGATGGCTTTTACGGCCTTTACGAAATGTACGACGAGAGCGACAACTGGTCGAATATGTTGGTAGCTTCTGCTGATACAACCGTGGTTGATTCTGTGGGAATGGCAGAAGCGGAAGTGGAGATAGACTACTCGAATCCATTCCAGCTTCTTGGTATTTATATGAAAGATATTGCGAGATCCTACAGCGAGTCGACTTACAAAGTCGAGGAGATTTCTATGATTAATTCTGCTTTCGATTTCAATGATTACATCCCATCTCAGCCGTTTAGGTATTCGCTTACTGATTTGGTGCTTCACGCCGATTCATTGAATTCTGCCAATGAGCAACTCACCTTCAACGCGGAGGCGACGCTGAACGGGACGGGTCGGTTTGAAGGGTATTTGAGAGTCTTTACCGATAATTTGGAAGACATCGACTTGCACTACGACATTCGTGGAACGGAGCTTTCCTTCTTTTCTCCCTACACTGCCGATTATGTGGATTATCCCATTTCTGAAGGTGACCTTTTGTACACCTGCGATACGAAGATTAGAAACGGAATAATTGACAGTCAGAATATTATCAAATTCAATCAATTTAACTTTGGCGGGAAATACGATGGTGAGCCATTTTATAACCTTCCGGTAAAATTGGCGGTGAGTCTGCTCAAAGATTTGGATGGAAACATAGAGATGGACATCCCCATCCAAGGAGATTTAAAAGATCCCGAGTACAAGTTGGGTAAATTCATATGGAACACGGTGAAGAATATTCTCCTCAAAGCGGTTACCGCTCCGTTCCGACTTTTGGCGGGAGTATTTGGAATGAAGGCGGAAGACTTGGAGAAAATCAATTTTGGCCACTTGCAGATGAAGTTGGACAAAGGCAATGAGAAGCAATTGAATGATTTGTACAAAGTCTTGAAAAACAAGGAAGACCTCAATATTGAATTCAAGCGAATTACCAAAAAATACGAGGCCATTGAGAATTATGCCATGGCTGAGGCCAAGTACCGATATCTTTATGATGGTGACGTTCCTGAGATTGACGAAATTTCTGACGAGGTCATGGAGGCCGTCATAACGTTTGACGTGAAAGATTCTCTCTTTATGCGATTTGTGGATGAGCAAATCATGGAGCAAGACCGTGAGCTTCCCATTCAACGAAAGTGCATGTTATTGGTAGGAGAGGAGCGCGCCGAAGAGAAAGTTGATCGAGTAGGTTTTAAACGCTCGTCAGCAATTTCGGATTACCTGATTTTGGAAAAAGGTCTGCCTGAGGAGAGAATCCGCTTTACTGCTTTGCCTGAGGATTCATTGATCACTCACCGCAGTAACTCAGTTTACAATGTGGGCTTTTGGGTAGTAGAGTAG
- a CDS encoding lamin tail domain-containing protein: MKIFRFALFSLCLTLMAKYTSAQCEPFFGKLVINEVLPGNDNSGADEFGENDDWVEIYNASDEAINLEGFFLSDNDGNETKFVFPDFELASNEVVTIWCDDQPEQGPFHAAFRLSGSGEEVGLYDPDTLTLDYVRFGAVPDDISVGRFPNGEGPFSILIPTFDGLNTNSVQPGLVINEYQSSNESTAQDQWGGFEDWIELYNAGNSPINLEGYFLSDKIGSPTEFVFPDTTLMPDEYLIIWCDMGLMEPGLHTFFRLGGDGDDILLSNPDTLTIDYVSFGVITTDESEGRYANGTGPISCFITPTHGANNGDPLSSEEIIGNKTFKVYPNPSSGSVVIESEEFQRGLLQVFSSVGTMVYQTTLNQDQQRIDLEALPPGFYVMKFNNRIAKIVIE, encoded by the coding sequence ATGAAAATATTTCGTTTTGCTCTTTTCAGTTTGTGCCTCACTTTGATGGCAAAATATACTTCCGCTCAGTGTGAGCCCTTTTTTGGTAAGCTGGTGATCAATGAAGTTTTACCTGGAAATGATAATTCGGGTGCTGATGAATTCGGCGAAAACGACGACTGGGTAGAAATCTACAACGCTTCTGATGAAGCCATTAATCTCGAAGGGTTTTTCCTTTCTGATAATGATGGAAATGAAACCAAATTTGTTTTTCCTGATTTTGAATTAGCTTCGAATGAAGTTGTCACTATCTGGTGTGATGATCAACCCGAACAAGGTCCCTTTCACGCGGCTTTCAGGTTGTCAGGATCAGGTGAAGAAGTAGGGTTGTACGATCCCGATACGCTGACGCTAGACTATGTTCGATTCGGAGCTGTTCCTGATGATATTTCAGTAGGTAGATTTCCAAATGGTGAAGGTCCGTTTAGCATTCTCATCCCGACTTTTGACGGCTTAAATACCAATAGCGTACAGCCGGGACTGGTCATCAACGAATACCAGTCTTCCAATGAATCTACCGCGCAAGACCAATGGGGCGGCTTCGAAGATTGGATCGAGCTTTACAATGCCGGAAACAGTCCCATCAATTTAGAAGGATATTTCCTAAGTGATAAAATCGGAAGTCCTACCGAGTTTGTATTTCCCGATACGACTTTGATGCCGGATGAGTATCTGATCATTTGGTGCGACATGGGATTGATGGAGCCCGGACTGCATACATTCTTTAGGCTTGGCGGCGACGGCGATGATATTTTGCTTTCCAACCCTGACACATTGACAATAGACTATGTAAGTTTCGGAGTGATTACTACTGATGAATCTGAAGGACGTTACGCCAATGGGACGGGGCCAATTTCCTGCTTTATTACCCCTACACATGGAGCCAATAACGGCGACCCCTTGAGCTCTGAAGAAATTATTGGAAATAAGACTTTCAAGGTGTACCCTAATCCTTCTTCGGGTTCTGTTGTAATTGAATCCGAAGAGTTTCAGCGCGGACTATTACAAGTCTTTTCTTCTGTAGGAACGATGGTTTATCAGACTACCTTGAATCAAGATCAGCAACGAATTGATTTGGAAGCTTTACCGCCTGGATTCTACGTGATGAAGTTCAACAATAGGATTGCCAAAATCGTTATTGAATAG